A window of the Desulfopila inferna genome harbors these coding sequences:
- a CDS encoding twin-arginine translocase TatA/TatE family subunit codes for MFGIGFPELILILALALIVVGPDKLPDFARSIAKTLVDLRKTAEGLKSSFEAEDNPLSEIKPQLEDAARNFKETVLDAKDNTLEPPADLAKLDPAGKAAEHPASPECDEPQLPSTAPSSDNQPASPDKPAEEKE; via the coding sequence ATGTTTGGTATCGGTTTTCCAGAATTAATACTCATTCTCGCGCTGGCTCTTATTGTCGTCGGACCCGATAAACTTCCCGACTTCGCCCGCTCAATTGCCAAGACACTGGTTGATTTACGCAAGACTGCGGAAGGTCTGAAAAGCAGCTTCGAAGCGGAAGATAATCCGCTCTCGGAAATCAAGCCTCAACTTGAAGACGCCGCCAGGAATTTCAAGGAAACCGTCCTTGACGCTAAAGACAACACCCTGGAACCTCCGGCCGACCTCGCCAAACTTGATCCCGCCGGGAAAGCTGCAGAGCATCCCGCATCTCCGGAATGCGATGAACCCCAGTTACCGTCCACAGCACCATCCTCCGACAATCAGCCTGCATCTCCCGATAAGCCTGCTGAGGAAAAAGAATAA
- the tatC gene encoding twin-arginine translocase subunit TatC, with protein sequence MLERTIQVFRPHHLELRRRIIRIFLAIILCSGVAYYFSEEIAAYLIAPLYSATPLMKKLVYTNLPEAFIAYIKLSLLVGLAASFPVILYQLWSFIAPGLKKNEKKIAFTVVFWGSLLFALGAFFALFGMLPRMLAYFMSYASESLEPLPRLGRYLTFVIRTVIAFGLAFQIPFLMVMTGKANIVSAQYFRAKRIYFYGAITVIAFLLSAGDLMATVLLTIPLVLLYESGILLMRLFRGRN encoded by the coding sequence ATGCTGGAGAGAACAATCCAGGTTTTCCGGCCGCATCATCTTGAGTTGCGAAGGAGAATAATTCGCATATTCCTTGCCATTATCCTCTGCTCCGGTGTTGCCTATTATTTTTCGGAAGAGATAGCCGCCTATTTGATCGCTCCGCTGTATAGCGCGACTCCGCTGATGAAGAAGCTTGTCTATACCAACCTCCCGGAAGCATTCATAGCCTATATCAAGCTTTCTCTTCTGGTTGGATTAGCTGCGAGTTTTCCTGTGATTCTCTATCAGCTGTGGTCGTTTATCGCTCCAGGTCTGAAAAAAAATGAGAAAAAAATTGCTTTCACCGTGGTTTTCTGGGGAAGCTTACTGTTTGCATTAGGCGCCTTTTTCGCCCTTTTCGGAATGCTGCCGAGAATGCTGGCATATTTTATGAGCTATGCCAGTGAAAGCCTTGAGCCCCTGCCCCGTCTCGGCAGATACCTTACCTTTGTGATACGGACGGTAATAGCTTTTGGCCTGGCATTCCAGATTCCTTTTTTGATGGTGATGACCGGCAAAGCAAATATTGTCTCAGCTCAATATTTCAGAGCCAAGCGCATCTATTTTTACGGTGCCATAACCGTTATCGCTTTTCTTCTCAGTGCCGGCGACCTGATGGCTACGGTTCTTCTAACCATACCTCTGGTTCTACTTTATGAGTCGGGAATCTTGCTTATGCGGCTTTTCCGCGGCAGGAATTAA
- a CDS encoding radical SAM protein: MSSPEARTVGFKAGERNVFFHILTACNLKCRHCYINTSQHGSQTLSRETIEKWLELFCDPSKKSNLIFLGGEPTLHPDLAECVATAKKMKYSVTVDTNGYLFHDFLEKTRPDLLDYLSFSLDGPDSGINDAIRGEGVFRTCTDNIARAVSLGFKVSVIYTVSRKNIDHLHRMIPLLQKLGVRRFFIQVIGLRGESAKNADGENQFETPQVSRQKWLDIVPAVAALGAEVGMHVTYPKVFLEEDEQFECAGEVAENYFIFPNGRVYQCPLCEDYGLHTYTIENNVLVAQSGLTEKMMFPLKIEEGCVMNKLLQPDTIEYDEKGKPINRISCCLLKNEIYR, translated from the coding sequence ATGAGCAGCCCTGAAGCACGAACAGTCGGTTTTAAGGCCGGAGAACGGAATGTATTTTTTCATATTCTAACCGCCTGCAATCTCAAGTGCAGGCACTGCTATATAAATACAAGCCAGCACGGCTCGCAAACGCTGAGCCGGGAGACCATCGAAAAGTGGCTCGAGCTTTTCTGCGATCCTTCGAAGAAGAGCAACCTGATTTTCCTGGGAGGGGAGCCGACGCTGCATCCCGATCTTGCAGAGTGTGTCGCCACCGCCAAAAAGATGAAGTATTCGGTCACCGTCGATACCAATGGTTATCTTTTTCATGATTTTTTGGAGAAGACACGGCCCGATCTTCTTGATTATCTCAGCTTCAGCCTGGATGGCCCGGACAGCGGCATCAACGATGCCATCAGGGGCGAAGGGGTTTTTCGTACCTGTACCGATAACATCGCAAGGGCGGTCTCGCTGGGATTCAAGGTAAGCGTTATCTACACCGTGAGCAGGAAAAATATTGATCATCTTCACCGCATGATTCCGCTGTTGCAGAAACTTGGAGTAAGGCGGTTTTTCATTCAGGTCATCGGTTTACGTGGAGAATCGGCAAAAAACGCCGATGGGGAAAACCAATTTGAGACTCCGCAGGTGAGTCGGCAAAAATGGCTTGATATTGTACCTGCTGTTGCCGCTTTGGGGGCGGAGGTGGGGATGCATGTAACCTATCCGAAGGTTTTTCTGGAAGAAGACGAACAGTTCGAGTGCGCCGGAGAGGTCGCTGAAAATTACTTTATCTTCCCTAACGGCCGTGTTTATCAATGCCCCCTGTGTGAAGACTATGGCCTGCATACCTATACTATAGAGAATAATGTCCTTGTTGCACAATCAGGATTGACCGAGAAAATGATGTTTCCCCTGAAGATTGAAGAGGGATGCGTCATGAACAAACTGCTGCAGCCCGATACCATTGAATATGATGAAAAAGGCAAACCAATAAACCGGATTTCGTGCTGTCTTCTTAAAAATGAAATTTATCGATAA
- a CDS encoding nucleoside deaminase → MHETYMKLALEEAKIALDNGEFPVGCVITDNKGVICSGRRRNSRENNEMDHAEIIALREIYRRFPEKLSGDVVIYSTMEPCLMCFSTLILNNIKTIVFAYEDIMGGGTSLPLPQLKPLYASMELQIIPNVLRSESIRLFRKFFAENENGYWRNSLLAEYTMSQNIDSLNEKEQ, encoded by the coding sequence ATGCATGAAACCTATATGAAGCTTGCTTTGGAAGAAGCCAAGATCGCCCTTGATAACGGGGAATTCCCGGTAGGCTGTGTTATCACGGACAACAAAGGCGTGATCTGTAGCGGCAGAAGGCGGAACAGCAGGGAGAACAACGAAATGGATCACGCTGAAATCATTGCCCTGCGCGAGATATATCGGAGATTTCCAGAAAAGCTCTCCGGCGATGTGGTTATCTATTCGACCATGGAACCCTGTCTGATGTGTTTCTCCACCTTGATTCTCAACAATATAAAGACCATAGTATTTGCATATGAGGATATTATGGGAGGAGGGACCAGCCTTCCGCTACCGCAGCTTAAACCACTGTATGCCTCGATGGAATTACAGATTATACCCAATGTACTGAGAAGTGAAAGCATCCGGCTGTTCAGAAAGTTCTTTGCCGAAAATGAAAACGGATATTGGCGAAACTCTCTGTTGGCGGAGTACACCATGAGTCAAAATATCGATAGCCTCAACGAGAAAGAGCAGTAG